The Deltaproteobacteria bacterium genomic sequence TGGTAGAGGTTCACGTATGAGGGAACAAATTCACCCATGTCATTGCCCGGGATTCCAGGACCCGTACCTTGGTCCCTTGCATCCAAAAGTGTTTCCTTTTCCGGTTTATGCGATTCCCCCTATCATAAAGCCCGTTCGCTTCTATCATGGAAGGAAATCAAGCGTTACGGCGAAGTCGAGCTTTTTTGCCCGAGAACGCCACATCACTTATCATTGACAAGCATGCTATTATACACACAACCTTGTGAGGTGTTACCATATGGTGGATTCGTCCATGTCGACAAGAGAGACCACATGAAAATCTCGATCATTGTCCCTTTCTACCGGGCGGGGAAATACATAGAGGATTGCATCCAGGCACTTCTCACCCAGGATTTTCCTTCCGATCTTTACGAAATCATTATGGTCAACAATAATTCGCCGGACCAATCCGCCGAGATCGTCAAACGTTATCCCCGTATTCGACTTCTATCACAAAGCAGGCAGGGTTCCTACGCGGCACGGAACCTCGGTATCGCGGAAGCGACGGGGGACATTATCGCCTTCACTGACTCGGATTGCGTACCGGCCGTTGACTGGCTGCGGAACATCTCCAAAGCCATGCTCCAACCTCATGTGGGCATTGTTCTGGGAATCCGCGAATTTCCGGTCCACTCCACGTCCTTGACTCTCTTGTCCTGTTACGTTCGTGTAAAAGACGCCTACATGCTTTCCAGCCATGACAAGGATCTTTTCTTCGGGTATACCAACAACATGGCCGTCAAGAAGCCCCTGTTGGAAGAATTGGGCCCTTTCATGGAACTGTCTCGCGGGGCGGACACGATTTTCGTACGACAAGCAGTCGATGCCTATGGTTGCAACCTGATTCATTACACCCCCGATGTGCGTGTCCGGCACATGGAAATGACCGGGGTGTTCAGATTTTACCAAAAAACATTCACCTATGGGTGGAGCAACAGACACAATCAACGTTACGTGTCGTTTCGTCCTTTGACCTATACGGAAAAATTTCATATTTTCATCAAAACCGTCAAGAGGCACCAGTTTACCATTCTGCAGTCTGTTTACCTTCTCTTTCTTCTCCTCATCGGCGATTTTTGTCAAAAATTTGGAAGAGGGCGGGCGGTCCTGAGCCCCAACTCCCCTGTCCCCGGATAGAGAAAATATTGGCGGGAATATTTCCTTATGAAGGGAGTTGAAGGCTCACCCATCCCCGGCCCCTTCCATGCGCCTCGAAATACTTCAGGAATCATTGTCACCAAGACTCAAATATGTTATGCCCCAGCAGAAGAAACATGTGCCCACTTTTTCAGGTGTTGCAGGGTAACCATAAATGTGCCCAAAATTAAATGATCGGGACGAGAGGAATGAAACATTTCATTGTATTATTACGTCCTCACGAGTACATTAAAAATCTCTTCATCTTTCTCCCCCTTTTTTTCGCGTTTCAAATCACCGATTCGGTGCTTCTGGTCAAGGCCGCCATCGCTTTTGTCGCGTTTTCTCTTACGGCCAGTGGGAATTATATCCTGAATGATTATTGCGACATTGAGGAAGACCGCCGTCACCCCCAGAAAAGGAGTCGCCCCCTGGCATCCGGTACCGTGGAGAAAAGCAGTGCCCTGGCAACCATGTTTTTGCTGTTCATTCTGGGAGTGGGCTTGATGTCCGCATGTTCCCGGCACGCGGCCGGCATTCTCGTCATTTATGCTTTACTGAATGTCTTCTACAGTTTTTATCTTCGACGTATCGCCATTCTGGACATCACGGTCATCGCCATGGGATTTGTCCTTCGCCTTTGGGTGGGTGGCGCGGCAACGGATATTCCCCTGTCCATGTGGATCATTGTCTTGACGTTTCTCCTCGCCCTCTTTCTGGCCTTGGCCAAACGCCGTGACGATGTTCTGTTCTACCTGAACACGGGGCAAAAAACCCGGAAAGTTATCGACGGATACAACATCCGCTTCCTTGACGGTTCCATGACCATTATGGCCTCAGTCGTCATCATGTCCTATATTCTTTACACGACCTCTCCCTACGCAATCGAAAAAATGCACAGTGAACATCTGTACTTAACGGTTATCTTCGTTATCATTGGCGTTCTCCGGTACCTTCAAATTTCCCTTGTCGAACATAACAGCGGATCTCCAACCCAAATCGCCATGAAAGATCGCTTCATTCAGATTACGATTCTGGGCTGGATTTCCCTTTTCACATGGATCATGTACCGATGAATCGGTTTCGCAAAACGGATGCCCCTTACCGCAGTTGGGGAAACTATCCCAACTGCCCAAGTACGGCGCATCAATTTTTACATTCCGCAGAATTGCGTGCCATTTTGGACAAACATGCAAACCTTATCCCTTACGGAAACGGCAGAAGCTACGGTGACAGCGCGCTTGGACCCAATCTAATCGATTTCAGGCGGTATAATTATTTTTTGGACTTTGACGAAAACAACGCGATTCTGCACTGTCAGGCCGGTGTGCTTCTCTCGGACATCCTGGACGTTTTCGTGCCCCGCGGCTGGTTCCTTCCGGTAACGCCCGGCACAAAATTCATCACCGTAGGCGGCGCCATTGCCAGCGACGTCCATGGTAAAAACCACCATGTCGCCGGGTCATTCAGTGACCATATTCTTGATTTTGAACTGATGCTGCCAAACGGGGCCATCGTGACCTGCTCGCCCCTCGCCCATACGGATCTTTTCCGGGCAACCTGCGGCGGCATGGGATTGACCGGCCTGATCCTCACCGCCAGGATCAAAATGAGCGCCATCTCATCCTCGACGATCGCGCAAGTCACCATCAAGACCCAAAATCTGGCAGACACTTTCAATGCTTTTGAGCAATACGGGGACGCACCATATTCCGTGGCCTGGATCGACTGTCTGGCCACGGGGGATAATCTAGGCAGATGCCTGATGATGACAGGTGAACATGCCACGGATAATGCTCTCGCATACGAGGGCAGAACCGGTTTTTCCGTACCCTGTCATTTCCCCGGCTTCACCCTAAACAACTGGACCGTGAAGGCATTCAACGCCTTATATTACGCCAAAGCGCGCCGGAAAATTTCACGCCGCTCGGTTCCGTTAGAACAATTTTTTTATCCCCTGGACGCCATTGCACAATGGAACCGCATCTACGGGAAAAACGGTTTTACCCAGTACCAATTCGTTCTACCTCTGGGGGAGAGTTTGCGAGGACTGGAACGAATTCTCACCCGTATCGCCGTCTCCGGCAAAGGCTCCTTCCTCGCGGTGCTGAAACGATTTGGTCCAGGAAACGCAAATTGGCTTTCCTTTCCCATGGAAGGGTACACCCTGGCCCTCGACTTCAAGATGGAACCGGACCTCTTCGGATTTCTGGACGCACTCGACCGCGTCGTCCTCGATCATGGCGGGCGCTTCTATCTGACCAAGGACTGTCGTGTTCCCCGTGGTCATTTTGAGCCGGGATACCCGAACCTCCGGAAATTCCGGGAATTGAGACAAAGATACAATATGGTCGGTAAGTTCAATTCGCTGCAATCGGAAAGGCTGGCACTGTAAATGAATCCCGTCCTGATTATCGGCGCGAAAAGTGATATTGCACAGGCAATAGGACGCGTATATGCCCAAAACGGCTATGATCTCTATCTTGCCGCCCGGCATGCTGATGAATTGACATCTTTTGCACGGGATCTGCGTATTCGCTATCGGCGGGATATCCGCTGCTTCGACCTGGATGTGCTGGACTGTCCGTCCCATTCGGGATTCTACGAGACCCTTCCGGAAAAACCCGCCGGCGTTGTCTGCGCCGTCGGTTATCTGGGCGACCAAAAGCGGGCCCAGTACGATTTTGCTGAATCCCAGCGGATCATTCACACCAACTTCACCGGCCTTGTCAGTCTGCTCGACATCATCGCCAATGATTTTGAAACACGGAGACAGGGTTTCATCGTCGCCATCAGCTCGGTGGCCGGTGACCGCGGCCGCAAGAGCAACTATTGTTACGGGTCCGCCAAGGCCGGTTTATCAACTTACCTCTCCGGGCTACGCAACCGTCTCCATGACGCGGGAGTCCATGTATTGACGGTGAAACCGGGCTATGTGCATACCAAAATGACCCGGGGAATGGCACTTCCGTCATCATTAACCGCCACTCCGGAGAAGGTGGCCCGGGACATCTTTCAGGCGCAACAAAGGGGCCGGGACATTCTCTATACGAAATCGCTCTGGCGATGGATCATGATGGTGATTCGTTTGATTCCCGAATGGAAATTCAAGAGGCTGAGTATATGACTGAAAGAGAGGCATTCAGGTTTCATCATAATAAATGATATGGGAAATCGTCTGGTCGCTTAAAATCGCATACTCGCTGTACCGTCCAAAAGGAGTGATGCTATACCCGTGAGAAAAAAGGACAAGAAACAGATATCAATTATCCCGCCAAGACACGCTGTACCCGAGAGTGATCAACTGACAACACCTGCAAAAGTTGTCACCGTAGCAGTGTTGACGGGGGTGTTTGCTTATACGATTTATGATTATTTGTCCGAGGTGTCCAGGGGGGGTAATCCTTGGTGTCTGAGTGACTGGTTAGTCAATTATTCATCAGGATTCGCCTTGAGAGGCGCCTGCGGAGAATTTGCTCTCTTCCTCAGCAAAAACATGAATTTGGATTTACTATGGACTGTGGCGACCATCCAATCCATCCTCCTGCTTCTTGTCTATTTCTTGATTCTATTGATTTTTTGCAGTTTTAAGCGTTCTTCCGTTGAATTGATGATCCTTTTTTCCCCGGTTTTGCTCTTATTCCCGCTTTACGATCCCTTGACAGGCCTGCGGAAGGAAATCCTCGTCTATATTCCTTTCCTTTTATACATTTGGAGCCTGCTAAAAGGAAAACTTTCATCCTATATCGTCATGCTTGTTCCGGCAATGTACGCCTTTGCCCTGTTTTCCCATGAACTGGCTGTTTTTGTGCTGCCTTTTTTTCTCCTCCTGACGTTTCTGTTTTTTCATCTACAGATTATAGAAGAACGGCGGATGTATCTTTTGATGGCTTTTTTTGTTATCCCAACTGTAGTTACCCTGGTCTGCATGTTCGTTTTCATGGGACGCGACACAACCGATATGTGTAACCAACTGATATCAAATGGTATAAATCCATCATACTGCACGAAAGGAAGCCTCTTGGCTTTTGATCATTACGCCCATGGACCACGGAGCGTGGTCAATCATATTTTCGAACGGTTTTACCTGTTTACCTATGGAGCGGCCTTCGTTTTAGCCCTTCTGCC encodes the following:
- a CDS encoding glycosyltransferase, which codes for MKISIIVPFYRAGKYIEDCIQALLTQDFPSDLYEIIMVNNNSPDQSAEIVKRYPRIRLLSQSRQGSYAARNLGIAEATGDIIAFTDSDCVPAVDWLRNISKAMLQPHVGIVLGIREFPVHSTSLTLLSCYVRVKDAYMLSSHDKDLFFGYTNNMAVKKPLLEELGPFMELSRGADTIFVRQAVDAYGCNLIHYTPDVRVRHMEMTGVFRFYQKTFTYGWSNRHNQRYVSFRPLTYTEKFHIFIKTVKRHQFTILQSVYLLFLLLIGDFCQKFGRGRAVLSPNSPVPG
- a CDS encoding UbiA prenyltransferase family protein — encoded protein: MKHFIVLLRPHEYIKNLFIFLPLFFAFQITDSVLLVKAAIAFVAFSLTASGNYILNDYCDIEEDRRHPQKRSRPLASGTVEKSSALATMFLLFILGVGLMSACSRHAAGILVIYALLNVFYSFYLRRIAILDITVIAMGFVLRLWVGGAATDIPLSMWIIVLTFLLALFLALAKRRDDVLFYLNTGQKTRKVIDGYNIRFLDGSMTIMASVVIMSYILYTTSPYAIEKMHSEHLYLTVIFVIIGVLRYLQISLVEHNSGSPTQIAMKDRFIQITILGWISLFTWIMYR
- a CDS encoding FAD-binding oxidoreductase, translated to MNRFRKTDAPYRSWGNYPNCPSTAHQFLHSAELRAILDKHANLIPYGNGRSYGDSALGPNLIDFRRYNYFLDFDENNAILHCQAGVLLSDILDVFVPRGWFLPVTPGTKFITVGGAIASDVHGKNHHVAGSFSDHILDFELMLPNGAIVTCSPLAHTDLFRATCGGMGLTGLILTARIKMSAISSSTIAQVTIKTQNLADTFNAFEQYGDAPYSVAWIDCLATGDNLGRCLMMTGEHATDNALAYEGRTGFSVPCHFPGFTLNNWTVKAFNALYYAKARRKISRRSVPLEQFFYPLDAIAQWNRIYGKNGFTQYQFVLPLGESLRGLERILTRIAVSGKGSFLAVLKRFGPGNANWLSFPMEGYTLALDFKMEPDLFGFLDALDRVVLDHGGRFYLTKDCRVPRGHFEPGYPNLRKFRELRQRYNMVGKFNSLQSERLAL
- a CDS encoding SDR family oxidoreductase, which produces MNPVLIIGAKSDIAQAIGRVYAQNGYDLYLAARHADELTSFARDLRIRYRRDIRCFDLDVLDCPSHSGFYETLPEKPAGVVCAVGYLGDQKRAQYDFAESQRIIHTNFTGLVSLLDIIANDFETRRQGFIVAISSVAGDRGRKSNYCYGSAKAGLSTYLSGLRNRLHDAGVHVLTVKPGYVHTKMTRGMALPSSLTATPEKVARDIFQAQQRGRDILYTKSLWRWIMMVIRLIPEWKFKRLSI